One Helicobacter sp. MIT 21-1697 genomic window carries:
- a CDS encoding DUF4422 domain-containing protein, protein MSTLNPYFCELTAMYWAWKNLEADYYGLFHYRRVFDFTPNTFFWRLKSAFVPKSRVIAKYHLDSAFITSYLQTHHIDIIIPKPLSLRPDRNAYEAFAKGGHNIKDLDKAIAYIKETYPYMSDSITATLFTNGAKMCYWNMAIWRKEIFFAYCEWLFDVFFAVQKQIDYISYDAYQSRIFGFLGERLFNVWLHYYTHTHNLNVYECKGTLLYNKQSKFFGKVSAPDCERYYFLFLRIYKKPIMPPPPRTFHSQKTLSKSLIRGVQYEYKDSRMLS, encoded by the coding sequence ATCTCCACACTCAATCCCTACTTTTGCGAACTCACCGCAATGTATTGGGCGTGGAAAAACTTAGAGGCAGATTATTATGGGTTGTTTCATTATCGGCGGGTGTTTGATTTCACGCCAAATACATTTTTTTGGCGTCTTAAGTCAGCCTTTGTCCCCAAAAGTCGCGTTATTGCTAAATACCACCTTGATTCTGCCTTTATCACTTCATATTTGCAAACACATCATATTGATATAATCATTCCCAAGCCTTTGTCTTTGCGCCCAGATAGAAATGCGTATGAAGCTTTCGCAAAAGGTGGGCATAATATAAAAGACTTAGATAAGGCAATCGCCTACATCAAAGAAACTTATCCCTATATGAGCGATTCTATCACAGCGACACTTTTTACAAATGGCGCAAAAATGTGCTATTGGAATATGGCAATTTGGCGTAAAGAGATATTTTTCGCATATTGCGAATGGCTCTTTGATGTGTTTTTTGCAGTGCAAAAGCAGATTGATTATATATCGTATGATGCTTACCAATCGCGTATTTTTGGCTTTTTAGGTGAGCGGCTCTTTAATGTATGGCTTCATTATTATACGCACACGCATAATCTCAATGTGTATGAATGCAAGGGAACACTTCTTTATAACAAACAAAGCAAATTCTTTGGCAAAGTAAGTGCGCCGGATTGTGAGCGGTATTATTTTTTATTTCTTCGCATATATAAAAAACCTATTATGCCCCCCCCCCCCCGCACATTTCACAGCCAGAAAACTTTGAGCAAAAGTCTGATAAGAGGAGTGCAGTATGAATATAAAGATTCTCGTATGTTATCATAA
- a CDS encoding bifunctional 3,4-dihydroxy-2-butanone 4-phosphate synthase/GTP cyclohydrolase II: MYQQRIKEAIEAIKQGEMIIIMDDEDRENEGDLVMAGIFSTPQKINFMAQEARGLICVSITQEIAKKLDLPPMVQKNDSNHETAFTISIDAKDAKTGISAFERDMTIKLMCESNAKPSDFVRPGHIFPLIAKEGGVLVRTGHTEASVDICRLAGVAPISVICEIMKKDGTMAGRGDKFLLEFASLHNLKILYVSDIIQYRLNFENLLREVMRESVAFMGVECEKITFIDHLEREHIVFRFCQIPHSTSQGAKPLIRFHNVRSDLELLQNAQEWNALLKSIERLKEKGGYLVFLNTQIGYGSTSKTCGDMKDFGIGAQILKRLGIEDFVLLSSCGGNKGEYNALSGFNLHLVEKIEV, translated from the coding sequence ATGTATCAGCAACGCATTAAGGAAGCCATAGAGGCAATTAAGCAAGGCGAAATGATTATTATTATGGACGATGAGGATAGGGAGAATGAGGGCGATTTGGTAATGGCGGGAATCTTCTCCACCCCTCAAAAAATTAATTTTATGGCACAAGAGGCGCGGGGACTTATTTGCGTATCTATTACGCAAGAGATTGCCAAAAAGCTTGATTTGCCCCCAATGGTGCAAAAAAACGATAGCAATCACGAAACAGCCTTTACCATTTCCATTGACGCAAAAGACGCAAAAACAGGCATTTCAGCCTTTGAACGTGATATGACTATTAAACTTATGTGCGAGAGTAATGCTAAGCCGAGCGATTTTGTGCGTCCCGGGCATATTTTTCCACTCATCGCCAAAGAGGGCGGGGTGCTTGTGCGCACAGGACATACAGAGGCAAGTGTGGATATTTGCCGCCTTGCAGGAGTTGCGCCCATTAGCGTGATTTGTGAGATTATGAAAAAAGACGGCACAATGGCGGGGCGCGGGGATAAATTCTTGCTTGAGTTTGCCTCTTTACATAATCTTAAGATTCTTTATGTGTCAGATATTATTCAATATCGCCTTAATTTTGAGAATCTCCTGCGTGAGGTTATGCGTGAAAGTGTAGCGTTTATGGGTGTGGAATGCGAAAAAATTACCTTTATAGACCATTTGGAACGCGAACATATTGTCTTTAGATTTTGCCAAATCCCGCATTCTACCTCTCAAGGTGCAAAGCCGCTTATTAGATTCCATAATGTGCGCAGTGATTTAGAGCTATTGCAAAACGCACAAGAATGGAATGCACTTCTTAAGAGCATAGAGCGATTGAAGGAAAAGGGCGGTTATTTGGTGTTTTTGAATACTCAAATTGGATATGGTAGCACGTCCAAAACTTGTGGCGATATGAAAGATTTTGGCATTGGTGCGCAGATTCTTAAAAGATTGGGCATTGAGGATTTTGTGCTTTTAAGCTCTTGTGGTGGGAATAAAGGCGAATATAATGCCCTAAGCGGCTTTAATTTACACTTGGTAGAAAAGATTGAGGTATAA
- a CDS encoding Dps family protein has translation MSKVVDILKQIQADAAVFYVKVHNLHWNVKGMDFYPTHKATEEIYENYADVFDDVAERVLQIGSKPYVTLADMLKAAKIKEESKTSFSSKEVLKTILSDYEYFLKAFENLSSEAEKAGDNVTQGYADDKVGELQKAIWMLKATLA, from the coding sequence ATGAGTAAAGTTGTAGATATTTTGAAACAAATTCAAGCTGATGCGGCAGTGTTTTATGTCAAAGTGCATAATCTCCATTGGAATGTCAAAGGTATGGATTTCTACCCCACACATAAAGCTACTGAAGAGATTTATGAAAATTACGCCGATGTGTTTGATGATGTTGCAGAGCGCGTATTGCAAATCGGTAGCAAGCCCTATGTAACACTTGCAGATATGTTAAAAGCTGCCAAAATCAAAGAGGAGAGCAAAACAAGCTTTAGCTCAAAAGAAGTTTTAAAAACAATTCTTTCTGATTATGAATATTTCCTTAAAGCGTTTGAAAATCTTTCAAGCGAGGCTGAAAAAGCCGGTGATAATGTAACGCAAGGATATGCTGATGATAAAGTAGGTGAGTTGCAAAAAGCTATTTGGATGCTTAAAGCCACACTTGCCTAA
- a CDS encoding polyphenol oxidase family protein, with protein MFLYTSLQSHIFKDKSVYFALSNRLGGVSEGIFDALNLSYYVGDERLNVERNHHILLSEFWKRGTFTLKDKQKTMPTLYYCNQIHSTQSIILDEKILSSLDDFYEVRNETITPHSICLGEADAIITHMPYRACLVLAADCNPILLYDDTKKVMAVIHAGRRGVFDGIMPQTLAKMTTLYGTKAADCLVYVGASIRMCCYEVGQEVQREAFELGFDKNVIKNNRLDLIACIKAQCENLGIKQEHIEINPHCSCCNDNLYSYRREGITGRFGLLAMLL; from the coding sequence ATGTTTTTATATACAAGCTTACAAAGTCATATTTTTAAGGATAAAAGTGTGTATTTTGCCTTGAGCAATCGTTTAGGCGGAGTAAGTGAAGGCATATTTGATGCACTTAATTTAAGCTATTATGTAGGCGATGAAAGACTGAATGTGGAGCGTAATCATCATATTCTTCTAAGTGAATTTTGGAAGAGAGGAACTTTTACTTTAAAGGATAAACAAAAAACTATGCCAACCCTTTATTATTGCAATCAAATACATAGCACACAAAGTATAATTTTAGATGAAAAAATTTTATCTTCTTTAGATGATTTTTATGAGGTAAGAAACGAAACAATAACTCCTCATAGTATTTGTCTTGGTGAAGCTGATGCAATTATTACACATATGCCTTATAGAGCTTGCCTTGTATTGGCGGCAGATTGCAATCCAATTTTGCTTTATGATGATACAAAAAAAGTAATGGCAGTAATACACGCGGGGCGTAGGGGTGTATTTGATGGGATTATGCCACAAACTCTTGCAAAAATGACCACTCTTTATGGCACAAAAGCAGCAGATTGTCTGGTTTATGTGGGAGCGTCCATTCGTATGTGCTGTTACGAAGTGGGTCAAGAGGTGCAAAGGGAAGCATTTGAACTCGGCTTTGATAAAAATGTAATAAAAAATAACAGACTTGATTTAATTGCGTGTATAAAAGCACAATGCGAGAATCTAGGCATTAAGCAAGAACATATTGAGATAAACCCTCATTGTAGCTGTTGTAATGACAATCTCTACTCCTATCGCAGAGAGGGCATCACCGGACGCTTTGGGCTTTTGGCAATGCTTTTATAA
- the nrfH gene encoding cytochrome c nitrite reductase small subunit — translation MKQGRQKQTPLMSSIFAILLIAIVIIACYTFWHAKGASYLSNDSEACNNCHIMNEVYSDYLSAPHSQKIAGHPRATCNDCHLPHNFVSKWIAKAQSGVGHAYAFTFKLDTLPTNLSANQTSKQMVQNNCVRCHIEYVQNAVNPTTTPGHNNALNCVSCHESAGHKRGF, via the coding sequence ATGAAACAAGGCAGACAGAAACAGACCCCTCTTATGTCAAGTATTTTCGCTATTCTTCTCATAGCTATCGTCATTATTGCGTGTTATACATTTTGGCACGCCAAAGGAGCTTCTTATCTTAGCAATGATTCTGAAGCGTGCAATAATTGTCATATTATGAATGAAGTTTATAGTGATTATCTTAGCGCTCCTCATTCGCAGAAAATTGCAGGACACCCTCGAGCTACTTGTAATGACTGCCACTTGCCCCACAACTTTGTTTCTAAATGGATTGCCAAAGCTCAAAGCGGTGTAGGGCACGCTTATGCTTTTACATTCAAGCTTGATACATTACCTACCAACTTGAGCGCAAATCAAACAAGTAAGCAAATGGTGCAAAATAATTGTGTGCGTTGTCATATAGAATATGTCCAAAATGCAGTCAATCCTACGACTACACCCGGACATAACAATGCACTAAATTGTGTCTCTTGCCACGAGAGTGCAGGACATAAACGAGGCTTTTAA
- a CDS encoding ammonia-forming cytochrome c nitrite reductase subunit c552: MQKNKGMLPILIVGAVIIIVGLLWLNQDISSKQAENTGVISKQLVELTDENPTFDFWGKNFPEYLDMYLKVEHETPKYTNFGGNLAYSKLIRYPQLTILWAGYPFSLDANEERGHFWIQVDQMDTARNNKDFLNAHGFAKFGGQPAACMNCHSGWTPWLIKNAANGDFTAFNSTKYWTMIKNVPTRNGIEEGSEEHSGPHGGKRMGVTCADCHNPDDMSLRVVRPALINALVDRGYQKDATQGIKADRKEMRTLVCAQCHVEYYFKPTGEKVKVMGESIASDSSKKWWNGTQKTYDEFEHWRDGNKATEIEVDGINLTFPWSAWKKDEVFRIEMFDEHYDAVRPIFKEDWTHKETKAPMLKIQHPEYEMFSGGVHAANGVSCADCHMPYIKGAGGKKVTQHNVTSPLFDINSACKTCHTQSEEYLKKQIADIQKSVAFDLRSAEYATVSLIFDIKKLREELGKLPTYQSEGKPDEAKISKALAEPLELHRRGQMRGDFVGAENSTGFHNPREASRMLLQAVEMARMGQTKCVEIANANGIKGFKSSHLGFDEIQKFNPGEIVYKIDLNGHTAGERYYKHHEINGEAPQELLELDKNTKPYNFSEVDKISASAKSIK; this comes from the coding sequence ATGCAAAAAAATAAAGGAATGCTACCCATACTTATCGTTGGAGCTGTTATTATTATTGTTGGACTTTTATGGCTTAACCAAGACATTTCATCAAAACAAGCAGAAAATACAGGTGTGATTTCAAAACAGCTTGTAGAGCTTACAGATGAGAATCCTACTTTTGACTTTTGGGGCAAAAATTTCCCTGAATACCTTGATATGTATCTCAAGGTAGAACACGAAACACCAAAATATACAAATTTTGGTGGAAATCTCGCATATTCAAAGTTGATTCGTTATCCACAATTAACAATACTATGGGCTGGGTATCCATTTAGCCTTGATGCAAATGAAGAAAGAGGGCATTTTTGGATACAGGTAGATCAAATGGACACTGCGCGCAACAATAAAGACTTTCTTAATGCGCACGGCTTTGCCAAATTTGGTGGGCAACCTGCAGCTTGTATGAATTGCCATAGTGGTTGGACTCCGTGGCTTATCAAAAATGCAGCAAATGGTGATTTTACCGCATTTAATAGCACAAAATATTGGACAATGATTAAGAATGTCCCCACTCGCAATGGTATTGAAGAAGGTTCTGAAGAGCACAGCGGACCACACGGCGGCAAAAGAATGGGTGTAACTTGTGCAGATTGTCATAACCCTGATGATATGAGTCTAAGAGTAGTTCGCCCTGCTCTTATTAATGCGCTTGTTGATAGAGGTTATCAAAAAGATGCAACACAAGGCATTAAAGCAGATAGAAAAGAAATGAGAACTCTTGTTTGCGCTCAATGCCACGTAGAATATTATTTCAAACCTACCGGAGAAAAAGTGAAGGTAATGGGAGAATCTATTGCGTCTGATTCAAGCAAAAAATGGTGGAATGGCACACAAAAAACTTATGATGAGTTTGAGCATTGGAGAGATGGTAATAAGGCAACGGAAATTGAAGTTGATGGTATCAACCTCACATTCCCTTGGAGTGCGTGGAAAAAAGATGAAGTATTTAGAATTGAAATGTTTGATGAACATTATGACGCAGTGCGCCCGATTTTCAAAGAAGATTGGACACATAAGGAAACTAAAGCACCTATGCTTAAGATTCAACACCCAGAATATGAAATGTTTAGTGGCGGTGTCCATGCAGCCAATGGTGTAAGTTGTGCGGATTGTCATATGCCCTATATAAAAGGTGCAGGTGGCAAGAAAGTAACTCAACACAATGTTACTTCTCCACTCTTTGATATTAACTCTGCGTGTAAAACTTGCCATACTCAATCAGAGGAATATCTTAAAAAGCAAATTGCCGATATTCAAAAATCAGTGGCGTTTGATTTAAGAAGTGCAGAATATGCAACCGTGAGCCTGATTTTTGATATTAAAAAGTTACGAGAAGAGCTTGGCAAACTCCCTACATATCAAAGTGAGGGCAAACCTGATGAAGCTAAAATCTCAAAAGCTCTTGCAGAGCCACTTGAACTTCATCGCCGCGGACAAATGAGAGGAGATTTTGTTGGAGCAGAAAACTCTACAGGATTCCATAATCCGCGTGAAGCAAGCCGTATGCTCCTTCAAGCTGTAGAAATGGCACGAATGGGGCAAACAAAATGCGTTGAGATTGCAAATGCAAATGGCATTAAAGGCTTTAAATCTTCTCATCTTGGATTTGATGAGATTCAGAAGTTTAATCCCGGAGAGATTGTATATAAAATTGATCTTAATGGACATACTGCAGGAGAACGTTATTATAAACATCACGAAATCAATGGTGAAGCACCCCAAGAGCTTTTAGAGCTTGACAAAAATACAAAGCCTTATAATTTTAGTGAAGTTGATAAAATCTCTGCAAGTGCCAAAAGCATAAAATAA